The genomic interval CAAAGTAGTTCCGTCAGCGAGATCAGTAGATCCACGAAGTAGTCTGTCTTTTTCTTTATTGCTCATCCCGCTTTCGTTGTACCAAACCGTATAACTTGCTACAATAACAATTTTCCCATCTTTGTCCTGGAATTTCctacaaacaacaacaaactgAATATTAGGCAAATGTCAATCATATATTTTTAATCGTAGGTTTGTGCGTGAAATCTAAAGGGTTTCCTGTTGTATTCGCATTACCGGTGCACACCCCCGCTGAAGACTGGGAAGCATTTCAAATGTACCCACTacataccaaaaatatttttttctcaaaatctatGTTTCTAATCGATGTCCATTTTCATATATCATGTTACCAATATTCAATTATGGCAGACCTTTAAAggcttttttatttcaattataatcTATAGGAagatactttagaaataaaaaacagAACCTTGCAATACCAAAGGAGACATGTATTGATTAATACGATGAATGGTCTCCATGATTCTAAAGGATCGGAAAatataactttatataatatatgattataatttattacaaatatatagattatatttaattataatttgataaagtcacatataaaattttcaagaaaaaagcaCTTTTTTGGCTAAATATCTTGCATTATTTAGATTGTAGTACAATGTTTTGTTATATTACGAAATAGCGTGATGTTTCCGGGATCTTATACggtatttatataattgaatGGTTTCTTCCTACATTTGACCAAGCctctttttttaaatgcaaacaatttTACGCAGTGTTCATAATGAAAATCTAAACTGATCTTAGTTTGAAACAGAATTTGCCATCACATATTTCACGGAATACGATTTCTTGTCTCATATACTTAAAGAAGTATTgatatagttttatttcatatttccttTAAGGACAGTCTCATTTCAAAGGTTAAAGTTAAGTTCAAAGAACGACATACATACAAACCTTATCTGATGTACGGCCACAGTGATAGGATTCTTGATGAATGTCTTAAAGTATGTGTCAAGCTGCAAGGGACATTTACAAAAGGGTTCGTAATTGTATCACAATAAGTCAAGATATTCATGCATGAAAAATTGTTAATAGAAAACAAATTCTCTTCTATTGattagtaaaattaaataaacatgttttctgCTATGTAACAGAACATGTATATAGTATTCTTGTGTTATGTTGTTTGTTCCACTTTATGTCAGTTATTTTACGAAAGCGTTCGAAAACAACCCGTCTTAAATGTTTGCTTCATTGAAAAGtgatttttcaaactttgtttaCTAGTGTATTGCTACAACATCTTTTTGGTTCGTTTTAAAAGTAATTATTGCTTCGAATTGATAAataaaggatattacatgagtgtcttttcataatgAACTTATCATAtaagtttgataaaatgataaagttcgaagctctgtcgagcattttatcactTTTATGCAACTAGTTTAATCAAtttaagcttttcctgctgagaCATCCAAATCCTTCTTTTTTGCCTATCATAGACCATGTCagttcgaccaacgtctcctatactaagAACGAcatcaacgtcaaagctttattacactagtgtattaccaAAGTTAtgaaatggctttatttcattcccacgacgtcaaacatgtgataaatattagCCTGTTATCTAAATTAATGGAAGGTTCATATTgttgcaaaaatgaaaatgtacgtACAGACTCCTtcactttttcaaaaatattgtcatTTGCTGATGCATTGTGTCGTTCATTTGATAGTGATTCATCGATTACGAGTCTCAGTGTTGAGGAAATTGAAGGAAACGTTGTATCtgaaattgcaaaatattttgattctgGTGTATTCTGATGTAAACTTCTAACAGACATTTAATGTttcaaatagaaatatcataCACGGTGAAACTCAGCCATGTCCATGCGCctataacagaaattatttaataatataactGTCCAAGGGAATAAAAAGACCTATTATATTAAGTTGAACGTTGAGAATGACGGCAATGATTTGCCGGTGTATATTACTAATTGTTAGAATATGTTCTTAGATAAACtatcatttgtttttgtaaaatgatcGTGTTGTGCTGAGAAGTATGTTATTTTCCTCTTAGCATTACAAAATGGCAAATAACTTACTGTCACAGGTAAACCCATCGTCATTTAGAGTTTTGCCCGTGTCACAACTGCAGTGAAATGTACCTTCGGAATTCGTACACTTCTCCTGGCACCCTCCGTTACTTTTTTCACATTCATCAATATCGAAGCATGTTTTTCCATCATCTAGGAGAGAAAAGCCATCATGACATCCGCATGTGAAGGATCCGATCTCATTCACGCAGTTCTGGGTACATGCACCGTTGTTGGCATTGCATTCATTCACGTCGTCGCATGTCAAATTATTCGCCATTAAAGAAAAGCCGGCTTTACATCCACAGGTGAAGGATCCGTTTAAGTTGACACAAATCTGCCCACAACCACCATTCTCGGTATCACATTCATCCACGTCTTCACATGATTGATTGTTTCCTTGTAACAAGAAACCGTCTGAGCAAGAGCAATAATATGCTCCATCGGAATTGAAACAATGATGATCACAAAGTccattatttgttttacattcgTTTATGTCTTTGCATGTTCCATTTTCGGAATGTAAGGAAAATCCATTGGTGCAGCCGCAAATGAAAGATCCGTTTGTGTTCTTGCACGTTTGTTCGCATCCACCATTATAGTTTCTGCATTCATTGACGTCTGTACAAGTTGTGTTGTCACTTTCAAGCGAGAATCCATCTGAACAGAAGCAAGAGAAACTCCCTTCTTCATTTCTACAAAGTTGTTCACAGGTTCCATTGTTTACCTCGCACTCATCGACGTCATCGCATGTATGAGCATCATCATTCAATAAGTATCCAGTTGTACACACGCAAGTGTATGTTCCATTTTCGTTGGTACATATTTGATCACATCCACCATTATTAGCTTCACATTCGTTTAAGTCTTTACAAGTTACACTGTCATTCTCCAGGACAAACCCGTCAGAACAATTGCAAGAAAATGACCCGTCTGTATTGATGCATAATTGCTCACAACCGCCTTTCTCGTCCGCACATTCATCAACATCTTTGCATGATGTCGAGTCGTTCTGTAAACTATATCCTTCGTTACAGCCACATTCAAACGTCCCATTTATGTTGGTACAGTTATGATCGCATCCGCCGTTATCGACTTTGCATTCAttaatatctaaaattaaagatttttttctgatacTGAACATTCCTTTAGATGTTCCTTAAATGTCGTCAATGTAACGTCTCCTAGTGTTTCCTCTTTTCAGACTTTAACAAAACTGGAAAAtgtgttattttgaaatacagaattCACTACACTTGCTTGGTTCATTGATAGCGTTTATGACAGTGAAATTAATTGTCTTTAAGAATTCGTAAAACTTAAAACGTACCTGAGCAAGTTTTGTTGTCGGAGTCGAGTGAAAACCCAGCATTGCAAAAGCAAACATATGAACCTGGTATGTTTACACAGGTTTGTTCGCATTCATGGATCCTTTTACTCTTACATTCATCGGTACCTGAAAGTACCACGTATTCTTTTAGACAATAATCATATACAGTGAGGGCAAAAGAAATCAttgaaattaaagtgaaaaatcaTAACCATATTTATCACAGGACTGGCGTTTTGTATTTGTCGATAAGAAATCAAACAGCAGTTCGTTTATAATATTTTGCTGGTGGTACATTTAGAGAGGGAGAACTTTTAAGATTTAGAAAACTCCACCAAAAAGCATCGAAATGGCTTCCAAATAAACAGCTCTATTACAGGCTTACTATGCAATTTAAATCAGCTAAATGTTAAAAAGAAACCAGCAATTGGTGTTTTTGtcttttatatatttagtttagaTATATACAGCACGCAAACAAGAGCAAAATTCACCTTCGTCGGAATTCCTTAGAATACTTACTATCACACGTAAACCCATCTGTATTTAGAATGTGGTCCACATCGCAACTGCAGTAGAATGAGCCTTCAGTATTTGTACACTGCTCCTCACATCCTCCGTTGTTTACCTCACATTCATTCACATCGAGGCATGCTTTACCATCATCTTGGAGAATACATCCACCCAAGCATCCACAAGAGAAAGATGCCTCTTCGTTTACGCAGATCTGGCTGCAGTTGCCATTGCCAAAGATGCATTCATTCACGTCTTCGCACGAAATGTTATCTGGCGATATCAAATATCCTTTGTTGTATTCACATTTGAAAGATCCGTTGACATTGACACAGGTCTGATTGCAACCTCCattttcaatttcacattcatttatatcCTCGCAAGTTTCATTGATAGCCTGTTGCGTGAAGCCTTCAGAACAGTAGCAGAAATAAGACCCTTCCGAATAATTGCAATTTTGATCGCAGCGTCCGTTATATATTTCGCATTCGTTTATGTCTGTACATGTCATATTATCAGACTGCAAGGCAAACCCTTCTAAACAGCTGCAAGAGTATGACCCGTTTTTATTTGTGCAATGGTGTTCACATCCCCCATTGTTTGTGTCGCATTCATTTACATCATTGCACGATCTGTTATCGCTTTCAAGTGAGAATCCATCCGAACAGGAACAAACAAATTGTCCATCTTCATTTATACAAAGCTGTTCACATCCGCCATTATTTGTTTCGCATTCATTGATATCAATGCACGTTCGATTGTCATTTTGCAGAGAATATCCGTCTTCACACACACACCTAAATGTCTCATTCTTATTTTCACAAATTTGAACACAGCCGCCATTGTTGGTTTCGCATTCATTCAAGTCTTCACATGTCATATTATCATTATTTAGAATATACCCACCATAACAACTGCAAGAAAAGGATCCGTCTGAGTTGTTACACTGTTGGTCACATCCTCCATTCTTGGTAGCACATTCATCGATATCATTGCACGATACTCCATCCTTAGCTAAAGCATATACATCATTACAGTTACATTCGAATATTCCCATCTTATGTACACAGTTATGCTCGCATCCTCCATTATTTATATCACAATCGATGCCTAAAGTAAATAATTTGTACATGCATGATACCTTTTACTTATCTATACTACCTAAAAGAATCATGTAATGTTAAAGAATTTCGAAATCAGTGCAAACTTGATCACTCAGCCGCGGAACCCTACGACAATTTTCAAATTGGTCTTAAGGGCAGCTGCTACATCTAAAACCAAATTAACAGTCTATATTTCGCGGTTGATCACCAGTGAATTTCCTATTGAGTCAATATTGAAGTTTACAAATGAATTCgacaaaatatttcaacagagAGAAAACTAAAATTTGCCATGTAATCTATAATTTTGACGCCTGTAAATAACAAAAGTTTTCATCTACACgttaatatttaatttctatgaAAGTTTAAGCCAATCACGCTAGATATGAGTGTGAAAGAAGACAGTTAAAAATAACAACTGGTTAAGATtaccaaatatgttattttcttttaaacatttccACATTATGGTTGATCTCTTCTCAAAGACTCGTTCAGTTTCATATTTTCCAAAACCTCGAAGGTCATAGCTCAAAAACAATgatcaaatacattgtacataacAACTGAAAATGTTTCTACGTCGCTAGTCTACGCAATGTAAATATAGATTAAGATGGTGTACATTCAACTATCTTACTAGACACGAGAGGAGGTCATTCAAAGGTCTTCATTGTTTAACTCTTACGGTCTCTAACAAGTTAAATGGaagcattttaataaaaatggaaagGCCATTTGTGCCTCATATATAAAGTAAAACGAACCCTTTGAGCCAAGTCTTTGAAAACCAGCAGCTTTAAATGAAAAGATGTTTAAGTTAATTGTTGACTGAGTAAATTCCAGAAGTCGTATGTAATGGCTTTTGttagaatttttggttagatCAAGCACGTATGTGTGGGATCATTACTTAACGGTACTGGTTGTCATTTGGAAAATAAGAAATCCTATCCGCTTCTGAACATCTTACTCGTGAAAAAACAGACATCATGTATTGTGACATCCATAATATTAAATGTTACTTGCTGTGGGATAAAACTCTGATGAATTATTTGTAAAGTGATAGGAAGATACCTTGACACGTTCTGTTATCAGTGTCTAGAGTAAATCCAGTTTTACAATAACAAGTGTAGGACCCTGGTGTGTTTTCACAAATGTGCTCACATTTATGAATGTTGCTCTCACACTCGTCGATATCTGTAAACAGTAATgtcaatatgaaaatatttgaaattaaggaAACAAAAATTGCGATTTGGTAGTTTAGATCTTGATATGAATATGAACGTGTAAAAATTGTGAAAGTCTAACGCTTTTTATGAGAATCCTCCGTAAAATACACGCATCGAATATGACGATGTAATGTGTATAATCAATTGTAGTCAGCCGAGCATTATGATCTCTTGAATGTTACGACATATACATGTCAGTTAATTATTATGTGTAAACACGAACGTCATAGGTTTATCGTTACGAATACCGAGGCTATATAAATAAAAGGATGTAAACAGCGAAGTCTGTAAACAGTATCCTTTTGAAATGAGAATAGTGGTCTATGTCAACAAGTGGTCTGTCAACAAAggcaaatttaaagttttttactgttaaacatgttaaaaataaatattggtcTTTATAAGCAGGTTTATAGTTGCGGTCTTTATTCGGAGGTTGTCTATAGGCCAGTACCGTAGATAGTCAAAATGTCAGCAATTTCAGATGCGATTAATATGAACTGGCATAGGGTGAATGTTTATCTTATAAGAAATAATGTCATATGTTAAGATGCAGTATGTGGAAAAAGAAGTGTTATATGGTTGTAGAGACATTCTCATGAATAtctgtaatttgtatatttcatgtCATTTGTAAATTAGACACAGTTTAGAGAAATGAACTGTGTAGTTTTAGATTGTTATGCTCTTTCCAACCGTCATATTTGTATTTTGGAGacaacattgtatttttttttctgagctTAATTAATAAGTCACGAGGATGAAAAAGACTTTTGCAATAAACAGTAAGACAGTACAATTTGACAGACAGGCGACTATACGGAAAGTACTACGAAATTCCAATAATGCCCTCTACAGGCTTAGCTTATTTATTATCGACAAGGTTGGACAGACAAACGGACACACGGACTGAACAATTTTAAAGTGATTCCAATAAAGTTCAGGTCCCCTTTGGCGAGGGCAAATTTATGTCGGCAAGTATATACATTTACGTATAAGTTTGGTTTGAAATATCCATTTTAATGAATGTAATTggtttttgtgtattttttgtgacagttatTCTGCGGCACGAGGATTCACAGTGAAAATGTCAAGTGAAAGCCTACAAAAAACCGTAAAAATGTTCTATGTATTCAAAAAGAATACGCCATACCTTTGCTTTTTAATGGATTTTACAATCTTTTACTGTTAATGTCAATTAATCAGAACTGACAAAACTTCAAGACATGATATGTTTTTATACTCCTGCAACATGCATGGCATGAAACGAATAAAACAGTTACAGGGAATATGTTACTCTTGTTATCACATGACAGATATGCTGTTTTGTTCACTGCAATGTTTACACTATAGTCAACCGTCAagacaaatatatcataacaGCATATTTTCTTTACCTGAACACGTGTAATTATCAGCGGTGAGTTCATATCCGATATTACAGGAACAGCTATAGGAACCGATTGAGTTAAGGCAAATTTGTTGACATTCGTGGGTACTGTTACTGCATTCATCCACGTCTGCATATATAAATAAAAGCAAATTAACTGTAAAACTGAAAAACACTATGTACTTATTATGTTAGTAATTGATTTCTTCGGTGAAAAAGATTTATTGCAGcataaattttaatatcatgAGTCTAATATTGTTTCTTGATTTCAAAAACGTCTAAAgttatcatttaaaataaaaagaacaaaaagaagaaatacaatataaggctttaataatatttaacatgattatttttatgtaacagaaggtaatgttttaaaaaactgaaaaatttggGAACATTTCTTGGTCCATTCTACATTGAAAAGCTGGAAAGAATGCAAAACagaaattaaagaacaattattGGTCAGTAAATACttgttaaaataaagtaaaagccTCAAATTCAAATGCGAGAAATGTTTTCTTATCTAACAAGGAGGCATGGTAGAAGGAAAATTTTAGTATGTCCATTTCATCATATATTTTGTACTTACCATTACATGACCTTTTGTCTTCATCTAGCGTGTACCCAAGTTCACAATCACAGACATAGGAACCCGGTGTTTCTCGGCAATTTTGCTGACATCCATGATCACTTTCACATTCCCTGATGTCTATACAcattgtaaaatagaaatttGCTAGACAAACCGATTATCGGGGGAAAAAATACACAGACATTATAGATAATGTCCGTAATCTATAATGTCCGTAGTCCATGAAAAATATAAGTAAGCACGATTTCAtcaataagaaaaaataatagtTCTGCCGGCTTTAGTTACtgcatttacattataaaatttaCTTGCTGAACACGTTTTCTACCAATAGCGCATTTGTGATATTTGGCATTTATTTGgacaattattttattaaagtcaAACGGAAATTTTCAAAGGTTAAATACAAgttattatgttttcttttcattttacgaTCACATCCCATTTTAACATGTTACAAAATACACCAACGTATGAATGTTTTGAAACAAGTAAAGTTAAATTGTGACATGAAAACAAGtcataaaaatatagaaacacaACCATTTTTATCAAAGATTGAGACCCCACTTGTTTTGCTAAATGTAAATATCTTTACCTTTGTGTTCAACTAAATAAAGATTCGCACTTTTAAAATTACTCTCAATTCCGGTTGCTATTGCGAAAATTGTTATATACTCATATACTGGTTTAGTATCTCTGACAtttgaaaagaacaaaaaacgTAAAATCCTTAATGAGTTACCCTTATCCCTATTTCGTAATATTTTAACCATAACGGCGTCAAGTAGCAAATGTTTATGTCGGAATAATTATCTCACATGCCCTTTTTAATAATATCAGTTTGAAACAACTGTTTAGATTATTCGAATTTTTGCAATTGATTTATTAATTGGTATTTCACGAATTTGTGAAAATGAGTTCAAGTATTTAAATTATGTGAGACGTTTGGTACCTAAGATGAAGGAAGCACGTAAATCGGGGCATCAGGCATGGATATCGTATGATACGCTGTTTGTAAACGGGAGACCAGTAAAGGATGCATAGGGGGGGTCAGGATTGGCTGAAATGTTTCATATGGAATTGTAATGGTTTGAGTGCGCTTAAAAGATCAGACTGTGAATTTGTAAATCTGCTGACGGAAAATGATATAGTTATTCTGACGGAGTCCTGGACaggtaaaaatagtaaaatagacCTGGATggttattattgttataattccTATAGAAAATTTAAGCCCAGAAATGCTAAACGAAACAGTGGTGGAACAGTTATATATGTGCGCAACGAGCTTAAAGGGGGTGtatcaataataaaaaatacccaCGATACCATAGTGTGGTTGAAACTTGATAAAGCATTTTTCTGCATGGAATTTGATGTGTATATAGCTGCAGTATACTTATGGAGCGATGCTTTCGCCGATTACGAATATTATAGATGTTGATCTGTTTGATTGtttgcaaaatgatatttttaatttcgAAGCCAAGGGGACAGTTCTAGTCGCTGGTGATTGCAATGCTCGGACATCGTGTAAAGCTGATTACATAATGTGCGACAGGCTAGTCCCGGAAACTGATGATCCAGATTACTGTTCCGACACACCCCTTCCGAAATTCTCTATGGACAAAATAAGCAATTCACAAGGTAATAAACTTCTCGATTTATGCAAGGGAACATCACTTAGAATTGCAAACGGCCGCTTAGGCAGTGATTGTGGTAAGGGGGCGTATACTTGTTATAACAGAAACGGATCCAGTGTAATTGATTATGTCCTCTTAAATGAGCAAAACTTTAAGATTATCGAtgactttatataaatttaaggtatgcaattttaacaattttagtgaTCACGCTccaataatatttaatttattatatcaCAGTAACTTAGACTTTGAAAATAAGGTTTACAGAGAATCTGAAAACTTCAATAATACGCATGATTTTGATAATGATGTACCTGTATATGAAGAGCTAGACGCAAATATATCATACATTGAAGTTTGCAATGCAAAAAAACGTTTAAGTAGAAACAAAGCGTCTGGTGAAGACAAGTtgttaaatgcatattttattgaAGCATGTGACATTTTAGCTGGACATATTACTATATTGTTTGATAATATTCTGAATTCAGGTTGTTTCCCAGAGGTTTGGACTAAGGGTATTATAGTACCGCtacataaaaagggagataaatgtAATGTCAACAATTATAGAGGTATAACCTTATGAAGCAATTTAGGCAaattatttacttctgttttaaaTGCACGCATCACGAAATGGTCGGATGATAACATTATTTCTGATGCACAGTTTGGTTTTAGAAAGAATAGATCAACAGTAGACGCGGTCTTTATACTAAACTGTTTGatacaaaactttattaataacaacaaacgtttatattgttgttttataaaatagaaaCGCATTGTGGTATAAATTGTATAATATGGGTcttaacggaaaaatattacgcATAGTTAGAAGTATGTATCCTTCAGTTAAATAATGTGTTCGTTCATTAGATACTGGTAGTTTTTCAGATTACTTCGAAATTGCAGTCGGCTTACGTCAAGGGGAGATAATTTCCCCgattatgttttctttatttgtggAAGATTTAGAATTGTATTTGCAAAAGAGAATAGATGTTGGGCTCTCTTTAAATGAATTATgtcttattttattgttatttgctGACGACATGGTAATTTTAGCTGAAACACCTATTGATTTGCAGTCGTCTCTAGACACACTTTATGATTATTGTAATACTTGGGGCCTTGAAGTAAATGTAGACAAAACTAAATGTGTTGTGTTTAGAAAACGTGGAGGCTTGATTAGAGGCGAATCTTGGTACTATGGAAACAACTCTTGTATTATAGAgactgtaaatgattttaattatttaggggTTACTATGAATTATACAGGGAATTTTTCATTAAACACCCAGACTATGTACGGAAAAGGCCTTAAAGCTATGAACACGCTAATTGCCAATTTAAAGAAACATGAAACATTACCAAAATTAGCATTGCAACTATTTGATTCCTTTGTGGGTTCCACAGTTAGCTACGGCTGTGAAATATGgggactttctaagtccaaacagTTGGAAActttacatattaaattttgcaaaacattgttgGGAGTTAGGCAATCCACATGTAATGTTGCAGTATATGGGGAATTGGGACGGTACCTTTTATATATTAATAGGTATGTGCGCattgtaaaatattggttaaaattaTGCCAGAgcaataatattataattaaaacCATTGTAAACTCCGAGCTTAATGATTCCGCCGTGGGCAAAGTAAATTGGTTTACTCATGTTAAAGATCTTTTGTCAAAATCCGGGTTTTTGTATAAATGGAATGATATTATAAATAATAGTCATCTGATGAAGAATGTAGATTCAGtatttatttctatgtttaaacaACGTCTGATAGACGAATTTACTTAAGAATGGCGAAATGGTGTTAATAGTATGGAAGTATTGACTCTGTATAAAAGTGTTAAAGAATCATTAGAACTGgaaccatatttaaataatattgtgtCTCGCAATCTGCGCATTGCACTTACAAAACTTCGTGTGTCTGCTCATAGTCTAAGAATACAGACTGGCCGATATGGTCGAGACAGAATAGATAGAAATTTAAGGTTTTG from Mercenaria mercenaria strain notata chromosome 2, MADL_Memer_1, whole genome shotgun sequence carries:
- the LOC123561968 gene encoding fibrillin-1-like gives rise to the protein MGIFECNCNDVYALAKDGVSCNDIDECATKNGGCDQQCNNSDGSFSCSCYGGYILNNDNMTCEDLNECETNNGGCVQICENKNETFRCVCEDGYSLQNDNRTCIDINECETNNGGCEQLCINEDGQFVCSCSDGFSLESDNRSCNDVNECDTNNGGCEHHCTNKNGSYSCSCLEGFALQSDNMTCTDINECEIYNGRCDQNCNYSEGSYFCYCSEGFTQQAINETCEDINECEIENGGCNQTCVNVNGSFKCEYNKGYLISPDNISCEDVNECIFGNGNCSQICVNEEASFSCGCLGGCILQDDGKACLDVNECEVNNGGCEEQCTNTEGSFYCSCDVDHILNTDGFTCDSTDECKSKRIHECEQTCVNIPGSYVCFCNAGFSLDSDNKTCSDINECKVDNGGCDHNCTNINGTFECGCNEGYSLQNDSTSCKDVDECADEKGGCEQLCINTDGSFSCNCSDGFVLENDSVTCKDLNECEANNGGCDQICTNENGTYTCVCTTGYLLNDDAHTCDDVDECEVNNGTCEQLCRNEEGSFSCFCSDGFSLESDNTTCTDVNECRNYNGGCEQTCKNTNGSFICGCTNGFSLHSENGTCKDINECKTNNGLCDHHCFNSDGAYYCSCSDGFLLQGNNQSCEDVDECDTENGGCGQICVNLNGSFTCGCKAGFSLMANNLTCDDVNECNANNGACTQNCVNEIGSFTCGCHDGFSLLDDGKTCFDIDECEKSNGGCQEKCTNSEGTFHCSCDTGKTLNDDGFTCDNTTFPSISSTLRLVIDESLSNERHNASANDNIFEKVKESLDTYFKTFIKNPITVAVHQIRKFQDKDGKIVIVASYTVWYNESGMSNKEKDRLLRGSTDLADGTTLLYGGKTVHANFCTTTKICRRTEVDFVRYTKCFMEIVNQGLIAELKETPLAA